Proteins from a single region of Halodesulfovibrio sp. MK-HDV:
- a CDS encoding MltA domain-containing protein, translating to MYAKPSDLQVLNLGDIHPRWKGQRAIYRIDSGKAVPYYDRNAIDLKGALGSRGLEIAWAKDPLDIFFLQIQGSGRLLLEDGSTTHILYDGKNGRPYVSLGGVMLRKGLLPKDGVSMQAIRKYFDDNPEDTYKLLGTNPSYVFFRLSDSGPYGAMGQTLTPRVSLATDPSFIPLGSMFLFDVPMPEKNEKGAFQYGDNMKGLGLAQDTGGAIKKHHLDLFSGYGEDATWIAGHMNADGAVWLLLPK from the coding sequence CTGTACGCAAAGCCTTCCGATCTTCAGGTACTGAACCTTGGAGATATTCATCCACGATGGAAAGGCCAGCGTGCAATCTACCGCATAGATTCCGGCAAAGCCGTTCCGTACTATGACAGAAACGCAATCGACCTTAAGGGTGCACTAGGCTCACGTGGTCTTGAAATCGCATGGGCAAAAGATCCGCTGGATATTTTTTTCTTACAGATTCAAGGCTCCGGCCGACTCCTTCTGGAAGATGGATCAACCACACATATTCTGTATGACGGAAAAAACGGTCGACCATATGTTTCTTTAGGTGGCGTCATGCTTCGTAAAGGCTTACTGCCTAAAGATGGTGTGTCTATGCAGGCCATTCGAAAATACTTTGATGACAATCCAGAAGACACATATAAGCTTCTGGGCACTAATCCAAGCTATGTGTTCTTCAGACTCTCAGACAGCGGTCCGTACGGTGCAATGGGGCAAACCCTTACACCACGCGTTTCACTGGCAACAGATCCATCATTCATTCCTCTGGGAAGTATGTTCCTTTTTGATGTACCAATGCCCGAAAAAAATGAAAAAGGTGCATTCCAGTACGGAGATAATATGAAAGGATTAGGACTCGCACAGGATACTGGTGGCGCTATCAAAAAACACCATTTAGATCTCTTCAGCGGCTACGGTGAAGATGCTACATGGATTGCTGGCCACATGAACGCAGACGGCGCCGTTTGGCTGTTGTTACCTAAATAG
- a CDS encoding thioredoxin family protein produces the protein MSTITSIPKEHLDNFFASLSDAILFFHKELCPHCKNMEKVLIKFSAKAPSVEIFSIDSEIHPELMKKLSFERVPTLVFVRNGEVVKVHSGLMNPRELKTLHASL, from the coding sequence ATGAGTACCATTACCTCGATTCCAAAAGAACACCTCGATAATTTCTTTGCATCTCTTTCTGACGCAATTCTCTTTTTCCATAAAGAGTTGTGTCCGCATTGCAAAAATATGGAAAAAGTTCTGATTAAATTTTCAGCAAAAGCGCCATCTGTAGAAATTTTCAGCATAGATAGCGAAATTCATCCTGAATTAATGAAAAAGCTTTCATTTGAACGTGTCCCTACACTCGTGTTTGTTCGCAACGGTGAAGTTGTAAAAGTTCACTCCGGTTTAATGAACCCGCGTGAACTAAAAACTCTCCACGCCTCCCTGTAA
- a CDS encoding sulfatase, whose amino-acid sequence MPRKNIKNVLFIMLDTLQFNYLGCYGNKEVKTPNLDKFADKGFLFENAYSEGLPTIPVRRALMTGRFTLPYSGWRPLTTEDTTITDMLWCREVQTALVYDTPPMRLPKYGYSRGFDYVRFCNGHELDHETFSNVHLNDKFKGEDFLSPEWLKKNANGEYDDSSKSLIRETECYLRQRQDWQSDADNYASVVISEADNWIKEKRDPNRPFFLWLDSFDPHEPWDPPSVWEERPCPYNPDYKGNPLLIAPWTEIEGVMTEEECEHIRALYAEKVTLVDKWLGKLFDSLKAQGLWEKTMVVVTSDHGQPMGNDEHGHGLMRKCRPWPYEELVHVPLLAHVPGLEGGKRIDSFVQNVDITATILDALGLDDSNALEETGHEGINTFDADELQGISLLPVMRGEIEKVRDFAIAGYYGMSWSIITHNYSYIHWLQKEIDTDSMNKIFYDGSGSGGNAGEQSAKLEVKEEMWTCVPGAEVSVPQSDELFDRRVDQFQLKNIINDNPEKAKELLQQLKLFIGELRTT is encoded by the coding sequence ATGCCTCGGAAAAACATCAAAAACGTTTTATTCATCATGCTTGACACGTTGCAGTTCAACTATCTTGGCTGCTACGGAAACAAAGAAGTAAAAACTCCAAACCTCGATAAATTCGCGGATAAGGGGTTTCTCTTTGAGAATGCATACAGTGAAGGGCTGCCTACCATTCCTGTACGCAGAGCATTAATGACAGGACGTTTTACTTTACCATACAGTGGCTGGCGTCCTCTTACGACAGAAGACACCACAATTACAGACATGCTCTGGTGTCGTGAAGTTCAGACTGCATTAGTCTACGACACACCACCAATGCGCTTGCCTAAATATGGATATTCACGCGGTTTCGATTATGTCCGTTTTTGTAACGGGCATGAGCTGGATCACGAAACATTCAGCAACGTCCATCTTAATGATAAGTTTAAAGGAGAAGATTTTCTTTCTCCTGAATGGCTCAAAAAGAATGCAAACGGCGAATACGATGATTCAAGTAAATCATTAATTCGTGAAACCGAATGTTATCTCCGTCAACGTCAGGACTGGCAGTCTGATGCAGATAACTATGCATCGGTAGTTATTTCTGAAGCTGACAACTGGATTAAAGAAAAACGCGATCCAAACCGTCCGTTCTTCTTATGGCTCGATTCGTTTGATCCGCATGAGCCTTGGGATCCACCTTCCGTATGGGAAGAAAGACCATGCCCATACAACCCTGATTACAAAGGGAACCCGCTTCTCATTGCACCTTGGACAGAAATCGAAGGCGTAATGACCGAAGAAGAATGTGAGCACATCCGCGCATTGTATGCTGAAAAAGTGACTCTGGTGGATAAGTGGCTCGGCAAGCTATTCGATTCTCTGAAAGCTCAAGGTCTGTGGGAAAAAACAATGGTAGTTGTTACCTCCGACCATGGACAGCCTATGGGTAATGATGAGCACGGCCACGGTCTCATGCGTAAATGTCGCCCTTGGCCTTACGAAGAACTTGTACACGTACCACTGCTCGCACATGTACCGGGTCTGGAGGGTGGCAAACGTATCGACAGCTTTGTTCAAAACGTCGATATTACAGCCACAATTCTTGATGCACTTGGTCTTGATGATTCAAATGCTCTGGAAGAAACCGGACACGAAGGCATCAACACGTTTGATGCTGATGAACTTCAGGGAATCAGTTTACTCCCCGTAATGCGGGGCGAAATTGAAAAGGTTCGTGACTTTGCGATTGCTGGATACTACGGTATGTCCTGGTCTATAATCACTCATAATTATAGCTATATCCATTGGTTGCAAAAAGAGATCGACACAGATTCCATGAACAAAATCTTCTACGATGGTTCAGGCTCAGGCGGTAACGCTGGTGAACAGTCTGCAAAGCTAGAAGTAAAAGAAGAAATGTGGACATGTGTTCCCGGGGCAGAAGTTTCTGTACCTCAATCTGATGAGCTTTTTGACCGACGGGTTGACCAGTTCCAATTAAAGAACATAATTAATGACAATCCGGAGAAAGCCAAAGAACTGCTACAGCAATTAAAGCTGTTCATTGGTGAACTCCGCACCACATAA
- the nhaC gene encoding Na+/H+ antiporter NhaC, which translates to MSSERRKPSLLWALLTFSLPVAVILYGTVILGVRPPVLPLLVAVVLAGVMSLRIGYSWEELQEGMLSAVGRIQLAVAILMIVGMIIPAWMASGTIPAIIYWGLKFISPEHFLVSTFILCSVASLATGTSFGTMGTIGVALLGVGGAMQFDPAWTVGAIVSGAYFGDKMSPVSDSTNITATVCGVPLFTHISSMLWTTVPAAIITLIGYWLLGSMHTGDSGSVANINVILSNLEASFNLSPIVFIPPALMIILAYKRFPVLPVMIVCLVSALAIAVFEGSTIAELAGQMTRGYKAATASPELNKLLSRGGLMSIMVTILLLTSGMAFGGILEKARVLEVLLEAMLRGAKSATSLVGATLVAAYIILLGTGSQILAVVVPGRAFSDSYKDADIAPQVLSRTCEDAGTLGCPLVPWSVHAFYILGVLGVSAVDFMPYAFFNFTIPLISMACAVTGFGIFNTKGEPVRPLALSKESSTA; encoded by the coding sequence ATGAGCTCTGAAAGAAGAAAGCCATCACTCTTGTGGGCTCTTCTAACCTTTTCCCTTCCCGTTGCCGTTATTCTCTACGGCACAGTTATTCTCGGCGTACGTCCTCCTGTTCTGCCACTATTAGTTGCCGTGGTACTTGCTGGCGTCATGTCACTACGAATCGGATATTCATGGGAAGAATTACAGGAAGGCATGCTGTCTGCCGTTGGAAGAATCCAGCTGGCTGTTGCCATCTTAATGATTGTCGGAATGATTATTCCGGCATGGATGGCTTCCGGTACCATCCCAGCGATTATTTATTGGGGATTAAAATTTATTTCTCCCGAACATTTTCTTGTTTCAACCTTTATCCTCTGCTCAGTGGCTTCGCTGGCCACAGGCACATCTTTCGGCACAATGGGCACCATCGGTGTAGCACTGCTTGGGGTGGGCGGCGCTATGCAATTTGATCCTGCATGGACAGTAGGTGCGATTGTTTCCGGTGCGTACTTCGGAGATAAAATGTCTCCAGTATCTGATTCTACGAACATTACAGCGACGGTATGTGGGGTTCCGCTGTTCACACACATATCTTCAATGCTCTGGACAACTGTTCCAGCAGCAATCATCACTTTGATTGGCTACTGGCTGCTCGGCTCAATGCATACTGGAGACTCCGGTAGTGTCGCCAATATCAATGTGATTCTTTCTAACCTTGAAGCATCATTCAACCTGTCACCTATCGTATTTATTCCACCGGCATTAATGATCATTCTTGCGTACAAACGATTCCCTGTACTGCCGGTAATGATTGTCTGCCTCGTAAGTGCGCTTGCAATTGCAGTCTTCGAAGGCTCTACCATTGCAGAACTCGCAGGACAAATGACTCGTGGCTACAAAGCTGCCACAGCTTCACCGGAACTGAACAAACTTCTTTCCCGTGGTGGTCTTATGAGCATCATGGTTACAATTCTCCTGCTCACAAGCGGTATGGCTTTTGGCGGCATTCTTGAAAAAGCACGCGTTCTTGAAGTATTGCTTGAAGCTATGCTCCGTGGAGCCAAGTCTGCCACTAGCCTTGTAGGTGCAACACTGGTTGCTGCATACATTATCCTTCTCGGTACAGGTAGCCAGATTCTGGCTGTTGTTGTTCCGGGACGTGCATTCAGCGACTCATATAAGGATGCTGATATCGCCCCGCAGGTTCTCTCCCGAACATGTGAAGACGCCGGAACTCTCGGTTGCCCTCTTGTCCCATGGAGTGTGCATGCTTTCTATATTCTAGGAGTTCTCGGTGTGAGTGCTGTCGACTTTATGCCGTACGCATTCTTTAACTTCACAATACCACTCATTTCCATGGCATGTGCTGTCACAGGATTTGGGATTTTTAATACGAAAGGTGAGCCGGTTCGCCCACTCGCCCTGAGCAAAGAAAGTAGCACAGCATAA
- a CDS encoding Crp/Fnr family transcriptional regulator has translation MITHDVDEFWRVHVDSHAWEQVLHLGRKKEFKHGEVIINAGELVQELCYLQSGIVRMQRTAWDGAEKIIMHIEQNSLFSEAPFFINRPIRSYFSCYQDATVYFFSRKTVEEMLPKYPEIAKDIIRTLSEKISVLSNQSASLGLDSLDQRIIKFILLRYNSAPLHANEVISLGSLRMKDIASILGAHRATLYKSLKELEKAELIKMLPKNKIHILDIEGLSSLVYE, from the coding sequence ATGATCACACACGATGTAGACGAATTCTGGCGGGTTCACGTTGATAGCCACGCCTGGGAACAGGTGTTGCACCTCGGACGCAAAAAAGAATTCAAGCATGGTGAAGTCATCATCAATGCAGGAGAGCTGGTTCAGGAACTCTGCTACTTGCAGTCCGGTATTGTGCGTATGCAACGCACGGCATGGGATGGTGCGGAAAAAATTATTATGCATATCGAGCAGAACTCGTTATTCAGCGAAGCTCCGTTCTTTATTAATAGACCTATCCGCAGCTATTTTTCCTGTTATCAAGATGCTACAGTATATTTCTTTTCCCGAAAAACTGTGGAAGAAATGTTACCCAAGTATCCGGAAATTGCAAAAGACATCATTCGTACACTCTCTGAGAAAATAAGCGTCCTCAGCAACCAGTCAGCTTCTTTAGGCTTAGACTCGTTGGATCAGCGGATAATTAAATTTATTCTTCTACGCTATAACTCAGCACCGCTTCACGCAAACGAAGTTATCTCTTTAGGTTCATTACGAATGAAAGACATAGCCAGCATACTTGGTGCACACAGGGCTACGCTATACAAATCACTCAAGGAACTAGAGAAGGCAGAGCTTATTAAAATGCTGCCGAAGAACAAGATACACATCCTCGACATTGAAGGTCTCTCTTCTCTTGTTTATGAATAA